CCCTCCTCCCTCCGAACCGGACAGGCGGTTTTCCCGCATCCGGCTCTCCGGTCAGTGGTTTCCGCAGCGGGGCTGGCGGACGGCCTCGTGGGCTGTGACAAGGGTGAACAGCCCCCGCGCCGCAAAGAACGCATTGGGCCAGCGTGTGTGGTCCCAACCTCGTCCGCGGCCTTGTCTCTTGGACCGCTTGCGCAGGATGCTGCGCAGGCGCATGCGAATCCAGGAGTCCAGCGGCGTGAAGGTGGTCCAATGGCTGTGCTTGAAGTAACCAAACCACCCCTTCAGGATGCGGTTCAGACTGGCAATGATGCAGGCCAGGCTGTGGCCGTTGCTGCGCTTCGTTTTCCCCCGAATCCTGTCTTTCAGAGCCTTTATGCTCTTGATCCGGGGCCAGCGGTACCTTCGCTCGAAGTGGTACCCCAGAAAGTCGAAGCCACCTGGCTCCCGGGCGTTGACCAGCCGGGTCTTGTCGGGATGGAGCGTCAGCCTTCGCCGGGCCATCTCGGCTTGCAGGAGCGCCAAGGCCTGTCTGGCCTCGCCCTCGCTCCGGCACAGGATGACCAGGTCATCGGCATAGCGCAGCACCCGGCAGCCCGCTTGGCTCAGCGTCCCGTCTACGGTGTGCAGGTACAGATTGGCCAGCAAGGGGCTGATCACTGCCCCTTGGGGAGTCCCCTGCGTTGGCTTCCATACCTTGAGCCCTTCCGCTACGTCCTGTGTGAGGTAGCTCTCCAGCAGGGCCAGCACCTTCCCATCAGAGACGCTCTTCTTCACGTCCTCCATCAGGAGGGTCCAGTCGATCGTGTCGAAGTAGCTTTGGATGTCGGCGTCCACGACCCAGACGTATCCTGCCGCCAGCAGTCGCCACACTTCCCGCAGCGCGTCCTTTGCCGAGCGCCCGGGCCGAAATCCGTAGCTCACGTCCAGAAACTGCGCCTCGAAGATCGGTTCGATCACGTTGCGCAGCGCCGTTTGTACCACCCGGTCCTTGACCGCTGGTATTCCCAGCGGCCGAAGGGCAGTGGTCCCCGGCTTCGGTATCCAAGTCCGAAGCACCGGCTGGGGGTGGTAGCTCCCCTCTTGGAGCGCGTGCTGGAGCTCCCGAAGGTAGTGCTCCGCACG
This region of Thermodesulfobacteriota bacterium genomic DNA includes:
- the ltrA gene encoding group II intron reverse transcriptase/maturase, translating into MLEALEHGVKGGKWYSLMDKVYDPDNLRAAWEKVRRNRGAAGVDRQSVEKFGKRAEHYLRELQHALQEGSYHPQPVLRTWIPKPGTTALRPLGIPAVKDRVVQTALRNVIEPIFEAQFLDVSYGFRPGRSAKDALREVWRLLAAGYVWVVDADIQSYFDTIDWTLLMEDVKKSVSDGKVLALLESYLTQDVAEGLKVWKPTQGTPQGAVISPLLANLYLHTVDGTLSQAGCRVLRYADDLVILCRSEGEARQALALLQAEMARRRLTLHPDKTRLVNAREPGGFDFLGYHFERRYRWPRIKSIKALKDRIRGKTKRSNGHSLACIIASLNRILKGWFGYFKHSHWTTFTPLDSWIRMRLRSILRKRSKRQGRGRGWDHTRWPNAFFAARGLFTLVTAHEAVRQPRCGNH